A genome region from Astyanax mexicanus isolate ESR-SI-001 chromosome 19, AstMex3_surface, whole genome shotgun sequence includes the following:
- the LOC103040202 gene encoding piggyBac transposable element-derived protein 4, with product MDFKTPQCIEAKDYDGVAEIIVELEKMSDSEEVVEEEEEDEEEEEEVEDSDDSSDSFDSAIEEACLWGEDSVVDQIESGSDKEWEPFPKRSRSVTTTPTASQQSPSPMRRTSTLTPTKKNKKAQGRSSSPRTPRKQVNGASRVLELGEEERWNDITDEDKQPSLFRFHPKRPPGPQLLPGKTYSPLQLFQLFFSSSVVQTLVDNTNKFGKISAAGGKKLKWTPVTVKEFYAFIGLVVYMGLVKVKSIMDLWSKKQLYQFQFPSMVMSSKRFTAISSNLHLSDPEEDAENMKKKGTPDYDRLFKIKPLYTDILSACHSFFQPRRELSIDERMVASKARTGLKQYMKAKPTKWGFKLFILADSASGYTWNFFVYEGKSPFASGKGLSYDTVKTLLDYSLLGHGYMVYMDNFYTSPTLLSDLLQENTLACGTLRTNQLGLSLPKNNELPKRAERGDIRWYRQGKLLYVKWMDTREVTMCSTMHKAYKGDTVKRKVKSKEGVWDITTVPIPAAVKDYNKHMGGVDLSDALIGYYHVLHKSRKWYKTFFFHFIDIAIVNSFILHQQLADVTGQATLTQKAFREALVMELTKTVRKSKDVSGPKGQSKEEKPTRTSSPSKRTAQDEMCMPAFYGTDATAGRKKCEHCKKDGRQTKTPVFCAKCGVPLCLVPARNCFKLWHEDL from the exons ATGGATTTTAAAACCCCTCAGTGCATTGAAGCAAAGGATTATGATGGGGTGGCAGAGATCATTGTAGAGCTGGAAAAGATGAGTGACTCTGAGGAGGtcgtagaggaggaggaggaggatgaggaagaagaggaggaggtcGAAGACTCCGACGATAGCAGCGATAGCTTCGACTCCGCCATAGAGGAGGCCTGTCTGTGGGGAGAGGACTCTGTTGTTGACCA GATCGAATCTGGGTCTGATAAGGAGTGGGAGCCATTTCCTAAACGGAGTAGGTCGGTCACCACGACTCCAACTGCATCTCAGCAGTCACCTTCCCCTATGCGTAGAACCTCAACCCTCACCCcaactaagaaaaataagaaggCACAGGGAAGGTCCAGCTCACCAAGAACACCAAGAAAGCAAGTTAATGGTGCATCTCGGGTCTTGGAGCTGGGTGAAGAGGAAAGGTGGAATGACATTACTGATGAGGATAAACAACCCAGTCTCTTCAGATTTCATCCAAAACGACCCCCAGGACCACAACTTTTGCCAGGCAAAACATACTCACCTCTGCAGTTGTTCCAGCTGTTTTTCAGCTCTTCTGTTGTCCAAACTCTTGTGGACAACACAAACAAGTTTGGCAAGATTTCAGCTGCAGGTGGAAAGAAGCTAAAGTGGACCCCAGTTACTGTAAAAGAGTTTTATGCCTTCATTGGACTTGTTGTGTACATGGGCTTGGTAAAGGTGAAGAGTATCATGGATTTATGGTCCAAGAAACAACTCTATCAATTTCAGTTCCCCTCCATGGTGATGAGCAGCAAGAGATTTACTGCTATTTCAAGCAATCTCCATTTGTCTGACCCAGAGGAGGATGcagaaaacatgaaaaagaagGGAACTCCGGATTATGACAGACTGTTCAAAATAAAGCCCCTGTACACCGACATCCTCTCAGCATGCCACAGTTTTTTCCAACCCAGGAGAGAACTGTCCATAGATGAACGAATGGTGGCTTCAAAAGCAAGAACTGGACTAAAGCAGTACATGAAGGCAAAGCCCACTAAATGGGGCTTCAAATTGTTTATTTTGGCAGATTCAGCAAGTGGGTACACATGGAATTTTTTTGTGTATGAAGGGAAAAGTCCCTTTGCATCAGGAAAAGGACTAAGCTATGATACGGTCAAAACACTCCTGGATTATTCATTACTCGGCCATGGATACATGGTGTACATGGACAATTTTTACACCAGTCCAACCCTTCTTTCTGATCTGCTGCAGGAAAACACTCTTGCTTGTGGAACCCTTCGTACCAATCAACTAGGACTTTCACTCCCAAAAAATAATGAACTTCCAAAGAGGGCCGAAAGAGGAGACATCCGCTGGTACAGACAAGGAAAGCTGCTCTACGTCAAATGGATGGACACGAGAGAGGTTACCATGTGTTCCACAATGCACAAGGCCTATAAAGGGGACACAGTGAAAAGAAAGGTAAAAAGCAAAGAAGGTGTGTGGGATATCACAACTGTACCAATTCCGGCTGCTGTAAAAGATTACAATAAGCACATGGGTGGCGTCGACCTTTCAGATGCGCTGATTGGTTACTACCATGTCCTCCACAAGTCAAGAAAATGGTACAAGACATTCTTTTTCCACTTCATTGATATTGCGATTGTTAACAGCTTCATTCTGCACCAACAACTGGCTGACGTCACTGGACAAGCCACCCTCACACAAAAAGCCTTCAGAGAAGCCTTAGTGATGGAACTTACAAAGACTGTCAGAAAATCAAAAGATGTTTCAGGACCTAAAGGCCAGTCAAAAGAGGAAAAGCCCACTAGAACTTCAAGCCCATCCAAGCGGACAGCCCAGGATGAGATGTGCATGCCTGCATTCTATGGCACTGATGCTACTGCAGGAAGAAAGAAATGTGAGCACTGCAAAAAGGACGGACGTCAAACAAAAACTCCAGTTTTCTGTGCAAAATGTGGCGTGCCTTTGTGCCTCGTACCAGCACGCAACTGCTTCAAGCTGTGGCATGAagacctctaa